One Trichocoleus sp. genomic region harbors:
- a CDS encoding heme A synthase, which translates to MAHSIRPEISSNMQTSIHSKHPEISANGNPATLVTPQDRIRRLVWKMAIATLILMAIGSATRVMNAGLACPDWPLCYGTLFPAQQMNFRVFLEWIHRLDAALIGLMAIVLVAYSWWQRRSIPNWTPWVATLALGLILFQGVLGGLTVTEMLRFDIVTAHLGTALMFFMTLLVMGCLLLPYQATGTIGKLPWFSLAASILVYLQSLSGALVGSRWALHQCLLVTQLCSVMNIHLLGIIPATLMSLVVIVAAKRTPALSGSLRQLANLAGLLLILQLALGFATFRLHLQVEVLTIAHQMVGASLLGTLVCLTALGLRDRKATQLSSELLTS; encoded by the coding sequence ATGGCGCACTCCATACGTCCAGAGATCAGTTCAAATATGCAAACTTCCATTCATTCAAAACATCCTGAAATTTCTGCCAATGGAAACCCAGCAACCCTGGTGACACCGCAAGATCGAATCCGTCGCTTGGTCTGGAAGATGGCAATTGCGACACTCATTTTAATGGCGATCGGTAGCGCAACTCGCGTTATGAATGCTGGGCTTGCCTGCCCCGACTGGCCCCTTTGCTACGGAACCCTCTTTCCGGCACAGCAAATGAACTTCCGGGTCTTCCTGGAGTGGATTCACCGCCTGGATGCCGCTCTGATTGGTCTGATGGCGATCGTCCTGGTAGCCTATTCCTGGTGGCAGCGTCGCTCCATTCCCAACTGGACGCCATGGGTAGCAACTCTCGCCCTCGGACTGATTCTGTTTCAGGGTGTTTTGGGTGGGCTAACCGTCACAGAGATGCTGCGGTTTGATATTGTCACCGCTCACCTGGGGACAGCCTTGATGTTCTTCATGACTCTGCTGGTCATGGGCTGTTTGCTCTTGCCTTATCAAGCAACTGGAACGATCGGTAAGCTACCCTGGTTTAGTCTTGCAGCTTCAATCCTGGTTTACCTCCAAAGTCTCTCTGGAGCGCTGGTTGGCTCCCGCTGGGCGCTGCATCAGTGTCTGCTGGTGACTCAGCTTTGCAGTGTGATGAACATTCATTTGTTAGGCATTATTCCCGCCACCCTCATGAGCTTAGTTGTCATCGTTGCTGCAAAGCGCACTCCTGCTTTGAGTGGTTCCCTGCGTCAGCTTGCCAATTTGGCTGGGCTACTGCTCATTTTGCAGCTTGCACTAGGTTTTGCAACTTTCCGCTTGCATCTTCAGGTCGAAGTGCTGACGATCGCTCATCAAATGGTTGGCGCTTCTCTGCTGGGCACTCTCGTTTGTCTCACCGCTTTGGGGCTGCGCGATCGAAAAGCAACTCAGCTTTCTTCAGAGCTTCTCACCTCCTGA
- a CDS encoding heme o synthase, producing the protein MHETTWTDATRHHENIWQVMQSYWQLTKPRIIVLLLITTAGSMWIASEGHVDPLLLLITLLSGALAAASANTINCLYDRDIDYDMERTRHRPLPSGRIQPLHALIFAIVLAVISFTLQTVFANLLSACLAMSGIVTYVLVYTHWLKRHSTQNIVIGGAAGAIPPLVGWAAVTGELSWAAWVYFAIIFFWTPPHFWALAMMIEKDYAKVGVPMLPVVAGRVETAKQIWLYTLLMLPITLLLVYPLHVMGAFYTVVALLLGSWFLVKAWVLLGDPADQGAARSLFKYSILYMMLLSAGMAIDSLPATQELVSVLTENLNSVVSSIPIHLSF; encoded by the coding sequence ATGCACGAAACCACCTGGACAGACGCAACTCGTCATCACGAAAACATTTGGCAGGTGATGCAAAGCTACTGGCAACTGACTAAGCCGCGCATCATTGTTCTCTTGCTGATTACAACGGCAGGCAGTATGTGGATTGCTTCCGAAGGGCATGTTGATCCGCTGCTGCTGCTAATTACGCTCCTGAGTGGGGCGCTGGCTGCTGCTTCTGCCAACACGATTAACTGCCTCTATGACCGCGACATCGACTATGACATGGAACGGACACGCCATCGTCCGCTGCCTTCTGGTCGGATTCAGCCGCTTCATGCGCTCATTTTTGCGATCGTCCTGGCAGTCATTTCCTTTACGCTACAAACTGTCTTTGCCAATCTGCTGAGTGCTTGCCTTGCCATGTCAGGGATCGTCACTTATGTTCTGGTTTACACCCACTGGCTGAAGCGACATAGTACCCAGAATATTGTAATTGGGGGTGCAGCCGGAGCCATTCCGCCGCTCGTCGGTTGGGCAGCCGTTACGGGTGAACTGAGTTGGGCAGCCTGGGTCTACTTTGCCATTATCTTTTTCTGGACGCCGCCTCACTTTTGGGCATTGGCAATGATGATCGAGAAAGACTATGCCAAAGTTGGTGTACCAATGTTACCTGTGGTTGCCGGACGAGTTGAGACTGCGAAGCAAATCTGGCTCTATACATTACTGATGCTGCCCATTACGCTGCTGTTGGTCTACCCCCTGCATGTCATGGGTGCTTTCTATACAGTCGTCGCGTTGCTGCTGGGTAGCTGGTTTTTGGTCAAAGCCTGGGTATTGCTAGGTGATCCGGCTGACCAGGGAGCCGCCCGATCGCTCTTCAAGTATTCCATTCTTTATATGATGCTGCTCTCCGCAGGCATGGCGATCGATAGCCTTCCAGCCACCCAGGAACTGGTCAGCGTCCTGACAGAGAACTTGAATTCGGTGGTTAGCAGTATCCCGATCCATCTCAGTTTCTAG
- the truB gene encoding tRNA pseudouridine(55) synthase TruB, protein MPVLSFCKSLRLLGKLDIRYFYCTTLPMHGFLNLHKPAGLTSHDCVARLRRLLRQKKIGHGGTLDPAATGVLPIAIGKATRLLQYLTHDKAYCATVRFGIRTATDDLEGEVLSQAAASWLTPDKVQAMLPQFEGKIEQIPPSYSAIQVGGKRLYELARAGEAIEAPVRTVEVHQITVLDWRSGEFPELDLAIDCGTGTYIRSIARDLGEAVGTGGTLAKLLRTRSSGFQLAESLTLEAVADQTEANTLQLVSPSSALSHIPSVTLLPEQVDRWFQGQRLLWHEISAAICYPSTNAKENARDLLLYQVHHPEGRFLGIGQAVHIQEDQRLQPKLVWE, encoded by the coding sequence ATGCCCGTCCTGAGTTTCTGCAAATCCCTCAGACTCCTGGGTAAACTGGATATTCGCTATTTCTACTGCACCACCCTCCCTATGCACGGCTTTCTCAATCTCCATAAACCTGCCGGATTGACTTCGCATGATTGTGTTGCTCGACTGCGAAGACTGCTGCGGCAAAAAAAGATTGGACATGGTGGCACACTTGATCCGGCGGCAACGGGAGTTTTGCCGATCGCCATTGGCAAAGCAACGCGCCTCCTGCAATATCTCACGCATGACAAAGCCTATTGTGCAACGGTTCGGTTTGGCATAAGAACTGCAACGGATGATTTAGAAGGCGAAGTGTTGTCTCAAGCCGCTGCATCCTGGTTAACACCAGACAAAGTTCAGGCAATGCTGCCTCAGTTTGAAGGCAAAATTGAGCAGATTCCGCCCAGCTATAGCGCGATCCAGGTAGGAGGCAAAAGGCTCTATGAGTTGGCGAGAGCAGGAGAGGCAATTGAGGCTCCGGTGCGGACAGTCGAGGTTCATCAAATTACAGTGCTTGACTGGCGATCGGGTGAGTTTCCCGAATTAGATTTGGCGATCGATTGCGGCACAGGCACCTACATTCGATCGATTGCGCGAGATTTAGGAGAAGCGGTTGGCACTGGCGGCACATTGGCAAAACTCCTGCGAACGCGGAGCAGTGGATTTCAACTCGCAGAAAGTTTGACTTTAGAAGCAGTGGCAGATCAAACGGAAGCAAACACACTCCAGCTTGTGTCTCCCTCAAGCGCACTCAGCCATATCCCAAGTGTGACGCTGCTGCCAGAACAAGTCGATCGCTGGTTTCAAGGTCAACGTTTGCTCTGGCACGAAATTTCTGCTGCAATTTGCTATCCATCTACAAATGCTAAAGAAAATGCTAGAGATCTGTTGCTTTATCAAGTTCATCACCCAGAAGGACGCTTTCTAGGCATCGGGCAGGCGGTTCATATCCAAGAAGACCAGCGGCTTCAACCGAAACTGGTGTGGGAATAA
- a CDS encoding HEAT repeat domain-containing protein codes for MPQPDSAFNTASPASSSQNDVSNNLALQNTLASLENGDFQTRWEAAKIIPSFGIEAIEPLLQLLGEDDDWELTWFIARILGGLDHPIATQSLVQLVRTAENSEVAGMAAMALVSHSTRAIDPLTELLHPPSTRLLAVQSLAQIHHPDVIVPLVQVISDPNPEIRAAAIEALSHFGSATVSTILLDALQDPVAFVRQTAVAAIGLQAAQLNNLDLVQQLRPLLWDVNLAVCRQTTTALARIGTAEAIALLAEVLHSNAAEPIQIDAIRALGWIGTTAAIDQLRQVIEQQTAPMFAEDQATRRPEPFLLANRQALGLEIVSVLGRVEQAETIAQATQILLLLLETNHPIAQTTPGKQTIALSLGQLGQSEAIDPLIELLADPNQNVRLHTIAALKQIDAEFAHQQMIRLMYQETIEAVLQEGITIALREWGYSTETAA; via the coding sequence ATGCCTCAACCTGACTCTGCCTTTAATACTGCATCTCCCGCATCAAGCAGCCAAAACGATGTGAGCAACAACTTGGCGCTGCAAAATACGCTGGCATCTCTGGAAAATGGAGATTTTCAAACGCGATGGGAGGCAGCCAAGATCATTCCCTCTTTTGGGATCGAGGCGATCGAGCCACTATTGCAGCTTCTTGGAGAAGATGATGATTGGGAACTGACTTGGTTTATTGCACGAATCCTCGGCGGGCTGGATCATCCGATCGCAACTCAGTCTCTAGTGCAGTTGGTCAGAACGGCTGAGAATTCAGAAGTGGCAGGTATGGCAGCAATGGCGCTTGTAAGTCATAGCACGAGAGCGATCGACCCCTTGACTGAACTTTTACATCCCCCCTCAACTCGGTTGCTGGCAGTGCAATCATTAGCGCAAATCCATCACCCAGACGTGATTGTGCCACTGGTGCAAGTTATCAGTGACCCGAACCCAGAAATTCGGGCAGCAGCGATCGAAGCCCTAAGCCATTTTGGCAGCGCCACAGTTTCCACTATTTTGCTCGATGCTTTGCAAGATCCGGTGGCTTTCGTCCGTCAAACCGCAGTTGCTGCGATCGGGCTACAGGCAGCTCAATTAAACAACCTTGATTTGGTGCAACAGCTTCGCCCTTTACTCTGGGATGTGAATTTGGCTGTTTGTCGCCAGACTACAACAGCACTTGCCAGGATTGGTACAGCAGAAGCAATTGCGCTCTTAGCTGAGGTACTGCACTCCAACGCAGCAGAACCGATCCAGATTGATGCAATTCGTGCATTAGGGTGGATTGGCACGACAGCAGCAATCGATCAACTGCGCCAGGTGATAGAGCAGCAGACGGCTCCAATGTTTGCTGAAGATCAAGCAACAAGGCGACCAGAACCATTTTTACTGGCGAATCGTCAGGCACTTGGTTTGGAAATTGTCTCTGTTTTAGGACGAGTTGAACAAGCTGAAACGATCGCCCAGGCAACTCAAATTCTGTTGCTGTTGCTAGAAACGAATCATCCGATCGCCCAGACAACTCCAGGAAAGCAAACTATTGCCCTCAGCCTCGGGCAACTTGGGCAATCTGAAGCGATCGATCCCTTGATTGAACTATTAGCCGACCCAAACCAAAACGTCCGACTGCATACGATCGCCGCCTTAAAACAAATTGATGCAGAATTTGCCCATCAACAAATGATTCGCTTGATGTATCAAGAAACGATCGAAGCAGTCCTACAAGAAGGCATTACGATCGCGCTCAGGGAGTGGGGCTATTCCACTGAAACTGCCGCGTAA
- a CDS encoding ferredoxin--nitrite reductase codes for MTSVISNQATSLNKFEKLKAEKDGLAVKRELDHFAQIGWEAMDETDRDHRLKWLGVFFRPVTPGKFMMRLRLPAGILTSQQARVLAEIVQRYGEDGNADITTRQNLQLRGIRLEDIPDIFRRMQAVNLTSVQSGMDNVRNITASPVAGLDANELIDVRDLVQQVQDMITNTGEGNPEFTNLPRKFNIAIEGGRDNSIHAEINDVAFVPAYQNGTPESPIGFNVVVGGFFSAKRCEAAIPMNVWVAPESVVSLCRAILELYRDHGLRANRQKARLMWLLDEWGVDRFRAEVEQKLGKALDPAAPKDELDWDKRDHLGVYPQKQAGLNYVGLHVPVGRLFADDLFELARLAEVYGSGEIRLTVEQNVILPNVPNSRLDALLQEPVLEKFSVNPSLLTRSLVSCTGSQFCNFALIETKNRAMAMIRELEAELELTQPIRIHWTGCPNSCGQPQVADIGLMGTKTRKDGKTLEGVDIYMGGKVGKDAHLGSCVTKGIPCDDLKPVLRDLMIQHFGATQKVASSVI; via the coding sequence GTGACCAGCGTCATATCAAATCAAGCAACAAGCTTGAACAAGTTTGAAAAACTCAAAGCTGAGAAAGACGGGTTGGCAGTTAAGCGTGAACTTGATCACTTCGCCCAGATCGGTTGGGAAGCGATGGATGAAACCGATCGAGATCATCGGCTCAAGTGGCTCGGCGTGTTCTTCCGTCCAGTAACACCAGGCAAGTTTATGATGCGGTTGCGTCTGCCTGCTGGAATTCTCACCAGTCAACAAGCTCGTGTTCTGGCAGAGATTGTGCAGCGCTATGGCGAAGATGGCAATGCAGACATCACGACCCGGCAAAATTTGCAGCTACGCGGAATTCGGCTGGAAGATATTCCCGATATTTTTCGTCGGATGCAAGCCGTCAACCTGACCAGCGTGCAGTCTGGGATGGATAACGTTCGCAATATCACCGCTTCCCCGGTGGCTGGGCTGGATGCCAACGAGTTGATTGATGTCCGAGATCTTGTCCAGCAGGTACAAGACATGATCACCAACACAGGTGAAGGGAATCCTGAGTTTACGAATTTGCCCCGTAAATTCAACATTGCGATCGAAGGGGGGCGAGACAACTCAATTCACGCCGAAATTAATGATGTGGCGTTTGTGCCTGCCTATCAGAACGGCACTCCAGAATCCCCCATCGGGTTTAATGTCGTTGTCGGTGGATTCTTTTCCGCCAAGCGATGCGAAGCCGCCATTCCAATGAATGTTTGGGTTGCGCCTGAATCAGTGGTGAGTCTGTGCCGCGCTATTTTAGAGCTTTACCGCGATCATGGTCTGCGGGCAAATCGTCAGAAAGCACGGCTCATGTGGCTGCTGGATGAGTGGGGGGTCGATCGCTTCCGGGCTGAAGTAGAGCAAAAGTTAGGCAAGGCGCTCGATCCGGCGGCTCCTAAAGATGAACTCGACTGGGACAAGCGCGATCATCTGGGCGTTTATCCTCAGAAGCAAGCCGGACTAAATTATGTGGGGCTGCACGTTCCGGTCGGCAGACTGTTTGCAGACGATTTGTTTGAACTGGCACGACTGGCAGAAGTTTACGGCAGTGGCGAGATTCGCCTCACGGTTGAACAAAATGTGATTCTTCCCAACGTGCCGAATTCACGCCTGGATGCGCTGTTGCAAGAGCCAGTCCTTGAAAAGTTTTCTGTGAATCCATCTTTGCTCACGCGATCGCTCGTTTCTTGTACAGGTTCACAGTTCTGCAACTTCGCCTTGATTGAAACCAAAAATCGGGCAATGGCAATGATTCGAGAACTCGAAGCTGAACTGGAGTTAACCCAGCCGATCCGGATTCACTGGACAGGTTGCCCCAACTCCTGCGGTCAGCCCCAAGTTGCCGACATTGGCTTAATGGGCACCAAAACTCGCAAAGACGGGAAAACCCTGGAAGGTGTTGATATTTATATGGGCGGCAAGGTTGGCAAAGATGCTCATCTTGGCTCCTGTGTCACTAAAGGTATCCCCTGCGATGACCTGAAGCCTGTTTTGCGCGATCTGATGATTCAGCATTTTGGTGCCACTCAAAAGGTAGCCAGCAGCGTGATCTAA
- a CDS encoding CmpA/NrtA family ABC transporter substrate-binding protein, with protein sequence MSKTSRRNFLFTAGATAATTLIINGCSSSKSSKSTSSNVAASGTVAAADTPEVTTAKIGFIALTDSAPLIVAKEKGLFAKYGMPDVEVVKQASWAVTRDNLELGSSGGGIDGAHILSPMPYMMTAGTITKTKQPVPMYIVARLNTNGQGITLSNTYKDLKIDKNSSALKEAFAKAKSGGKEVKCAVTFPGGTHDLWMRYWLAAGGIDPNKDASVIVVPPPQMVANLKVNNMEAFCVGEPWNAQSINQKIGYSAVTTGELWKDHPEKALSLRADWVDRNPKATKALLMAVQEAQIWCDDMANKEEMCTIISGREWLKVPKDDIVVRAQGNFDMGNDRKLENSDLLMKFWKDDASYPFKSHDLWFLTEDIRWGYLPASTDTKAMVDKVNREDIWREAAKAIGQEAVIPKSTSRGVETFFDGTKFDPANPEAYLKGLAIKKV encoded by the coding sequence ATGTCCAAGACTTCTAGACGCAACTTTCTTTTCACTGCTGGAGCTACTGCCGCCACTACCCTGATCATCAATGGCTGCTCGTCTTCAAAGTCGTCTAAGTCAACCTCAAGCAACGTTGCAGCTTCAGGTACGGTTGCGGCGGCAGATACCCCCGAAGTCACCACTGCAAAGATTGGCTTTATTGCCCTGACTGACTCTGCCCCCCTGATTGTTGCCAAAGAAAAAGGCTTGTTTGCCAAGTATGGGATGCCCGATGTGGAAGTCGTGAAGCAGGCATCTTGGGCAGTCACGAGAGATAACCTGGAACTGGGTTCTAGCGGCGGTGGCATTGATGGGGCACACATTCTGTCGCCCATGCCTTACATGATGACCGCAGGCACAATCACCAAAACAAAGCAGCCTGTGCCAATGTACATCGTGGCACGCCTAAATACGAACGGGCAGGGGATTACGCTCTCGAACACCTACAAAGACCTCAAGATCGACAAAAACAGTTCTGCGCTGAAAGAAGCATTTGCCAAAGCAAAGTCGGGCGGCAAGGAAGTTAAGTGTGCTGTCACGTTCCCCGGCGGAACGCATGACCTCTGGATGCGCTATTGGCTCGCAGCAGGCGGCATTGATCCCAACAAAGATGCTTCTGTTATCGTTGTACCCCCGCCGCAGATGGTGGCAAACCTGAAGGTGAACAACATGGAAGCCTTCTGTGTGGGTGAACCCTGGAATGCTCAGTCCATTAACCAGAAGATTGGCTACTCCGCTGTGACAACGGGCGAACTTTGGAAAGACCATCCTGAAAAAGCACTTTCGCTGCGGGCAGACTGGGTTGATCGCAATCCTAAAGCGACTAAAGCACTGCTGATGGCAGTTCAAGAAGCGCAAATCTGGTGTGATGATATGGCGAACAAAGAAGAGATGTGCACAATTATCTCTGGGCGCGAATGGCTCAAGGTTCCTAAAGATGACATTGTGGTACGTGCTCAAGGCAACTTTGACATGGGCAACGATCGCAAGCTCGAAAACAGCGATCTGCTGATGAAGTTCTGGAAAGATGATGCCTCCTATCCCTTTAAGAGCCATGACCTCTGGTTCCTGACGGAAGATATTCGCTGGGGTTATTTGCCAGCCAGTACCGATACCAAAGCAATGGTAGATAAAGTGAACCGGGAAGACATTTGGCGTGAAGCAGCAAAAGCGATCGGTCAGGAAGCGGTAATTCCAAAGAGCACATCGCGAGGAGTCGAAACTTTCTTCGATGGCACAAAGTTTGATCCTGCGAATCCAGAGGCATATCTCAAGGGTCTGGCAATCAAAAAAGTTTAA
- the ntrB gene encoding nitrate ABC transporter permease: MAVISNRSRNSFASQLSLRFGGFFKRAIPTIVAIVVLLVIWQILCAAPDASLPSPSKVIADTWDPLIIDPFFQGDGTDQGLFWQITESLKRVAVGYVLAATVGIALGILIGVSLLMFQALDPIFQVLRTVPPLAWLPLSLAAFRDAQPAAIFVIFITAIWPVIINTAVGVQNIPQDYNNVAKVLQLSRIEYFFKVLLPASMPYIFTGLRIAIGLSWLAIVAAEMLTGGVGIGFFIWDAYNSGSLSEVILAVLYVGLVGLLLDRLISFISSRIVPEEGR, encoded by the coding sequence ATGGCAGTTATTAGCAATCGCTCCCGAAATTCTTTTGCCTCACAGCTTTCGCTTCGTTTCGGTGGTTTTTTCAAGCGAGCCATTCCCACGATCGTGGCAATTGTTGTGCTCCTTGTAATCTGGCAAATTCTTTGTGCTGCACCCGATGCCAGTTTGCCCAGTCCCTCAAAAGTTATTGCTGATACCTGGGACCCTCTGATTATTGATCCCTTTTTCCAGGGCGACGGCACCGATCAAGGCTTGTTCTGGCAAATCACTGAAAGTCTGAAGCGCGTTGCAGTTGGCTATGTTTTAGCAGCCACCGTTGGGATTGCACTCGGTATTCTCATTGGCGTTAGCCTGCTGATGTTTCAGGCACTCGACCCAATCTTTCAGGTGCTCCGAACTGTTCCGCCCCTCGCCTGGTTGCCACTCTCTCTTGCTGCTTTTCGTGACGCTCAACCTGCGGCAATTTTTGTCATCTTTATTACGGCAATTTGGCCTGTCATTATCAACACTGCCGTTGGCGTACAAAATATTCCTCAGGACTACAACAACGTCGCCAAAGTTCTACAGCTCTCCCGCATCGAGTATTTCTTTAAAGTCCTGCTGCCTGCCTCCATGCCCTATATCTTCACAGGCTTACGAATTGCGATCGGTCTGTCCTGGCTGGCAATTGTTGCAGCAGAAATGCTGACAGGCGGCGTTGGCATTGGCTTCTTTATCTGGGACGCCTACAACAGCGGCAGCCTCAGTGAAGTAATTTTGGCAGTGCTTTATGTCGGTCTGGTTGGTCTGCTGCTCGATCGATTGATTAGCTTTATTAGTTCGCGGATTGTGCCAGAAGAAGGGAGATAA
- a CDS encoding nitrate ABC transporter ATP-binding protein (This model describes the ATP binding subunits of ATP-binding cassette (ABC) transporters for nitrate transport, or for bicarbonate transport, in bacteria and archaea.), which yields MSVFVQIDHVDQVFPLAGGGEYIALKNINLTIKKGEFITLLGHSGCGKSTLLNIVAGLTQPASGGVILEGRQVTKPGPDRMVVFQNYSLLPWLTVRENIGLSVNRVMRELPAEERRAIVEKHINLVNLRQAADKRPGQLSGGMKQRVAIARALAIRPKLLLLDEPFGALDALTRSGLQDQLMQIAQEHELTCIMVTHDVDEALLLSDRVIMLTNGPESHIGQILEVPFERPRQRLEVVGHPSYYSLRNEVVYFLNQQKRAKQRKLTPAVAIAKNGLEKINLELGFIPLTDCAPLAVAQEKGLFQKYGLEQVTLNREPSWKSIAEGITSKRLDAAQMVAGMPIAMTLGMNGNPPNPVVTGLVLSRNGNAITLGKPLYHQGVRTLEDFKAAIKRSPDKVHTLAAVHPASMHNLMLRHWLASGGIDPDKDVNIVMIPPTQMVTALKTGTIDGYCAGEPWNSRAVQEGLGFVIATDLDIWSGHLEKVLGVREEWANQYPKTHLALVKALLEACEYCDDHRNREELVEILSRPQYVGVAAEYLRPGLVTPYDRGTEGEPESLQRYNQFYVDRTNCPYRVEGLWIMTQLARWGITPFPRNWVDVLDRTRRVDVFGAAARDLGLLDIEPNRRPVMLADGTVFNPDDPIGYLNHLAIKRDVRIEEVSLDAIAAPTV from the coding sequence ATGTCTGTCTTTGTACAAATTGACCACGTTGATCAAGTATTCCCGCTAGCAGGTGGCGGTGAATATATTGCGCTCAAGAATATCAACTTGACCATCAAAAAAGGTGAGTTTATTACACTGCTCGGACATTCAGGCTGTGGTAAATCGACCTTGCTCAACATTGTGGCAGGGCTTACTCAACCTGCATCAGGTGGTGTGATTTTGGAAGGGAGACAGGTAACAAAACCCGGACCCGATCGCATGGTCGTGTTTCAAAACTACTCGCTGCTGCCCTGGCTGACAGTACGAGAAAATATTGGGCTATCCGTGAATCGCGTCATGCGAGAATTGCCCGCAGAAGAACGACGGGCGATCGTAGAGAAGCATATTAATTTAGTGAATCTGCGGCAGGCAGCTGACAAGCGCCCAGGACAGTTATCGGGTGGAATGAAGCAGCGGGTCGCTATTGCCAGAGCTTTAGCGATTCGTCCTAAGCTCCTGCTACTAGATGAGCCGTTTGGGGCATTAGATGCGCTAACCCGAAGCGGGCTACAGGATCAGTTAATGCAGATTGCTCAAGAGCATGAATTAACCTGCATTATGGTGACGCATGATGTTGATGAGGCACTGCTGTTGTCCGATCGCGTGATCATGCTGACGAATGGTCCTGAGTCACATATTGGACAAATTTTAGAAGTACCGTTTGAACGTCCACGCCAACGATTAGAGGTCGTGGGACATCCGAGCTACTACAGTTTGCGAAACGAAGTCGTGTATTTTCTGAATCAGCAGAAGCGAGCCAAGCAGCGAAAACTCACACCTGCGGTTGCAATTGCGAAAAACGGTCTGGAAAAAATCAACCTGGAACTCGGCTTTATTCCGCTCACCGACTGCGCTCCTTTGGCAGTGGCTCAAGAGAAAGGGCTGTTCCAAAAGTACGGTCTGGAACAAGTGACGCTTAACCGTGAACCAAGCTGGAAATCGATCGCCGAAGGCATCACCAGCAAGCGGTTAGATGCGGCGCAAATGGTTGCCGGAATGCCGATCGCAATGACGCTGGGAATGAATGGCAATCCGCCTAATCCAGTCGTGACGGGACTGGTTCTTAGCCGCAACGGCAACGCAATTACGCTGGGCAAACCACTCTATCACCAGGGCGTCCGTACCCTGGAGGATTTCAAGGCAGCCATCAAACGATCGCCCGACAAAGTGCATACGCTGGCAGCAGTTCACCCGGCTTCAATGCACAATCTGATGTTGCGGCACTGGCTGGCGTCAGGCGGAATTGACCCGGACAAAGACGTGAACATCGTCATGATCCCGCCCACACAGATGGTAACGGCGCTGAAAACAGGCACGATCGATGGCTATTGTGCAGGTGAACCCTGGAACTCTCGCGCAGTGCAAGAAGGATTGGGGTTTGTCATTGCAACAGATTTAGATATTTGGTCAGGGCACCTGGAGAAAGTGCTGGGTGTGCGCGAAGAATGGGCAAATCAATATCCCAAAACACACTTGGCGCTGGTTAAAGCCCTGCTTGAAGCCTGCGAATACTGTGATGATCACCGCAACCGGGAAGAACTCGTCGAGATTTTGTCTCGTCCACAATATGTTGGCGTTGCCGCAGAATATCTCCGTCCGGGATTAGTCACGCCCTACGATCGGGGAACAGAAGGCGAGCCGGAATCGTTGCAGCGCTACAACCAGTTTTATGTCGATCGCACCAACTGCCCTTATCGCGTTGAAGGGCTGTGGATCATGACTCAGTTAGCTCGCTGGGGCATTACTCCTTTCCCCCGAAACTGGGTGGATGTCCTCGATCGGACTCGTCGCGTCGATGTTTTTGGGGCGGCAGCCAGGGATCTGGGTCTGCTAGACATTGAACCCAATCGACGTCCGGTCATGCTGGCAGATGGCACAGTGTTTAACCCGGATGACCCGATCGGCTATCTCAATCACCTGGCAATCAAACGAGACGTTCGTATCGAAGAAGTCAGTTTAGATGCGATCGCTGCCCCTACAGTCTAG